From Chlamydiifrater volucris, one genomic window encodes:
- a CDS encoding porin translates to MYLGTLSLLIDGVLWEGASGDPCDPCSTWCDALSLRAGFFGDYVFNRLLKTDVPSTFEGMSASITTNQSTVNSAESRPNVALHKNMTQSELYTNAGYLALNIWDRFDVFCTLGTTNAYIKGSSAAFNLIGLIGKSGAATATGDRPNASIGNAFVELYTDAEFSWSIGTRGALWECGCATLGAEFQYAQAKPEISQINVVSNVAQFSIAHPKGFVGEDAKIPLPNKTVSGIVVPDLTKTKSVSVNYSEWQVGLALAYRLNFISPYVGIKWSRAKIDFDGAYIAQPQLEAEKLDMLTWNPTLSGAAAVVAEADVLTLVSVTLNKLKSRV, encoded by the coding sequence ATATACCTTGGCACGCTTAGCCTATTAATAGATGGAGTATTATGGGAAGGAGCTAGCGGAGATCCTTGCGACCCTTGCTCCACTTGGTGCGACGCTCTCTCTTTACGCGCGGGCTTCTTCGGCGACTACGTCTTCAATAGACTCCTTAAAACCGATGTACCCAGCACCTTCGAAGGCATGAGCGCTTCCATCACAACTAATCAGTCAACTGTAAACTCCGCTGAATCCCGCCCTAACGTAGCTTTGCATAAAAATATGACGCAGTCCGAGCTCTATACCAATGCAGGCTACCTCGCTCTCAATATCTGGGATCGTTTTGATGTCTTCTGTACCCTGGGCACCACTAATGCCTACATCAAAGGCTCTTCAGCTGCTTTTAACCTTATCGGACTTATTGGAAAAAGCGGAGCAGCAACAGCAACTGGAGATAGACCTAATGCATCTATAGGTAATGCTTTTGTAGAGCTCTACACGGACGCAGAATTTTCTTGGAGTATCGGCACTAGAGGGGCCCTTTGGGAATGTGGGTGCGCTACACTAGGTGCAGAATTCCAATATGCTCAAGCCAAACCTGAAATCTCTCAAATCAACGTCGTCTCTAACGTCGCTCAATTCTCTATCGCCCACCCTAAAGGTTTCGTCGGGGAAGACGCTAAAATTCCTCTACCCAATAAAACAGTAAGCGGAATTGTTGTCCCAGACCTAACTAAAACTAAGTCTGTCTCAGTAAATTACAGCGAGTGGCAAGTAGGACTGGCTCTAGCTTATAGACTTAACTTTATCTCGCCTTACGTCGGTATCAAGTGGTCTAGAGCTAAAATCGATTTCGATGGCGCTTATATAGCTCAACCTCAATTAGAAGCAGAAAAATTAGACATGTTAACTTGGAACCCCACTTTGTCCGGAGCTGCAGCTGTAGTCGCAGAAGCAGATGTCTTAACCTTAGTATCCGTCACCTTGAATAAATTGAAGTCTAGAGTTTG